A genomic segment from Spinacia oleracea cultivar Varoflay chromosome 3, BTI_SOV_V1, whole genome shotgun sequence encodes:
- the LOC110778969 gene encoding protein DUF642 L-GALACTONO-1,4-LACTONE-RESPONSIVE GENE 2-like, giving the protein MASFNSVCCVLLLLMINSRSYVAAQLAPVSVISSDGVIPNGNFEEAPNPSNLKKITIVGKYSLPKWVKRGLVRYVSGGHKRVGFTFNVSRDVHAVSLGQDASILQYMRLKHWTYYSITFSATRTCPLDKFIRITYGGGSADFGFPSKTLYLSDKADTFAWGLRTATGTSYIHFSNPTGHPKYPACGPLIQAVAIKELPPPPIMTTGNNLIHNGNFEIGPYTLENFTTGVYIHPYTLNPISPLPGWIIESRYTIRYITSKDFFIPSGSSAVELLVGGKTNAIAQVIGTTPKMYYNLTFTIGDANNGCIGSMEVQASADKETIKVKYESQGKGGVTHASLRFQAVSLSFTTRISFWSVFYHNTIDDPNRFCGPVLDNVRVVLDQ; this is encoded by the exons ATGGCATCATTTAATTCAGTTTGCTGTGTTTTACTGTTGTTGATGATAAACAGCCGCAGTTATGTCGCCGCACAGCTTGCTCCGGTCAGCGTCATTTCCAGTGATG GTGTTATACCAAACGGAAACTTTGAAGAAGCACCAAACCCGTCGAATCTAAAAAAGATAACAATAGTAGGTAAGTACTCCCTGCCTAAATGGGTGAAGAGGGGCTTAGTCCGATACGTATCTGGTGGTCATAAACGCGTTGGCTTTACATTCAACGTTTCACGTGATGTCCACGCGGTGAGCTTAGGCCAGGATGCTTCTATATTACAATATATGAGACTCAAACATTGGACGTACTACTCTATAACTTTTAGTGCAACAAGGACATGTCCACTCGATAAATTTATAAGGATAACCTACGGCGGCGGTTCAGCAGATTTCGGTTTTCCATCTAAAACATTGTATTTAAGCGACAAAGCAGACACTTTTGCTTGGGGTCTTCGGACCGCTACCGGTACATCTTATATCCATTTTTCTAACCCAACTGGTCACCCTAAGTATCCCGCTTGCGGACCACTTATACAAGCTGTTGCAATCAAGGAGTTACCTCCACCCCCTATCATGACCACAG GTAACAACCTTATACATAATGGAAACTTCGAAATTGGTCCTTATACATTAGAGAATTTCACAACTGGGGTCTATATCCATCCATATACTTTGAATCCTATTTCTCCACTTCCTGGTTGGATAATCGAATCCCGGTATACCATTAGGTACATTACCTCAAAAGACTTCTTCATACCATCAGGATCTTCTGCCGTTGAATTATTAGTTGGAGGGAAAACAAATGCCATAGCTCAAGTAATAGGTACAACACCAAAAATGTATTACAACCTTACCTTTACTATTGGAGATGCCAATAATGGCTGCATTGGTTCTATGGAAGTTCAAGCATCTGCCGATAAAGAAACCATTAAAGTGAAATATGAGTCTCAAGGTAAAGGTGGTGTAACGCATGCAAGTCTCAGGTTCCAAGCTGTGTCACTCTCATTTACAACTAGGATATCATTTTGGAGTGTGTTTTATCACAATACTATCGATGATCCTAACCGTTTCTGCGGTCCGGTGCTGGATAATGTTCGGGTTGTACTCGATCAGTAA